The genomic stretch TCTTGTTGAATACCAAAATGAGAGGCAGCCTCGTCTTGTAGAGTATGCTACATGCATAAAGCATGTTGCTCATGAACGTTACTGGATTAGCTGAACGAGGCGTATCGACCACATATGCAATGACAGTGGGAAAGGTCGAAGCAAAAGCTTCTGTAATTATTGCTCCTGAAGCCGACCACGTgaatatttcaatttgccctggGGTGTCCACAAGAACATAATCAAGCTGATCTGCCCGCTTCTCAATAACTGATACAACCTGAAATCAGATGTCCATGGAATGAatgtgaaagaagaaaaacaaaaatgcaACTAACATAAGAACAAACACAGCAAAATCCCCGTCTACCTCATCAAACTTTGTGGAAAATAAATTCAGAGACGTCAGAATCCCTCCATTGGGGCCAAGATTGtattctttcatcacttccttaTAGCGAACAGTGTCTCTAATATCAATGTTTGCACCGTACGGAAGTGACATGACTGCTGGGTCAAGATTCAGAACATATCCTCGGATGTTTGAAGCTTGCGTATGACATACCAAACGGTGAAGAAATGTTGTTTTCCCACTCCCTGCAAGAAACATGTGATTTTATTCAATAATTCATTTTGCTGTAAAGAATAAAAAGGGTATTCAAAAATATTTATATCAATCATATATATGAAAGCAAACACCAAGGAGGGCGACTACATGCCTGCCATTCCTACTACAATGATGATAACAGGTTTTCTTTTGAAGTTTATAGATGATTCCCCCACACTATCAGGTGCTGATTCGTCTACTTGTAGTTTTCCCATCGACTTTGAAAGCTCTTCTTTTTCGTTATCCTTGGacttttaaaaagaagaaaaacaaaacatcACAAACAATACAAGCTGATAGaagaaatattaaacaaaaaagaTCCACTGAGATTGAATGTACTTACCCCACTGGTCGAGGATTCCTCCATATCTGTTTGCATCAGGACACCTTCCTCTGCAGTTTTGGGCTTTGAATTTTGGGGATCCGAATCAATATCCATTTTCAGTACCTAACTACTGTTTCAAACTTTTGCAACTTGTGGTTATTTCTTCATCTGAAAACAAACTCAGATTGATAAAGCATACGATTCGATGAAAAGGGGTATGAAAAATCTCTTCATGGGGCTCGATCAACAATGCATGGATTTTTCATGGATTTCAAGGAGAAACAACCACCCATGAAAATCCATTTGAGCTATCAAAATTGAGCCGACTTCTACTGTTTTTCAGTTTTCAATTGCCGGGTTCCAAACTATTATCCATTTATCAAACTATCATTCCAGATTTACTTTAATTTTGGTTCTCTCCATTTGAGAAAAAGATTATCAGATTCAGATCGCTTACGAATTCTACTGGGGTTGTTATTACATGGGTGTTTCAATCGGCGAAGCCTCACATCTCTTGCTTGCCTAGCTGCTTTTATTTTATACCCTTTCTTGCTTGCCTCGTTTCGCTCCGGTCTCTTTGGTCCCCTTGCTTCAGTCACCTCTGCTCCCTCCATCTCAGTTGGGATTTCTATATGactaatgttttaaatagcgtgtagtGTATAGTAAAGTGGTCAGCCCTCTACAGGGTGTAGCggaagctacacaatacttctatatatattttttaaaattaaaatcctCTGACAAAAaacaataaatagtaaaaataagtaCTAAAACAGCAAAAAACCTTCACCATGATGAGGGGATGCcgcaaaaatcaggcctatccgatcatcaggtgggccacaccacagaaatcagtGTACAGCCACCCAAAAAGCCTTCACTATAGCAAGGCTACGCgttgcttcttcttttctttttttaattaaaatcctCTGACAAAATgcaataaatagtaaaaataagtGCGAAAACAGCAAAAGGCCTTCACTGTGATGATAGGATGCCCTAAAAAATCAGtcccatccaatcatcaggtgggccacaccaaagaaatcaATCTACAGCCACCCAAAAGGCCTTCACCATAGCAatgctacacaatacttctattttattattattaaaacccTCTAACAAAATACATTAAATAGTAAAATAAGAATgaaaacaggaaaaaaagaaaaaagaaaaaggcctTCACTGTgatgatgggatgccccaaaaatcagtctcATCCAAtcaacaggtggaccacaccacagaaatcaaTGTACAGCCACCCAAAACGCTatacaatacttctatttttaaaaaaattaaaatcctcTCACAAAATgcaataaatagtaaaaataagtaTGAAAACagcaaaaacgaaaaaaaaaaaaaaaacaacccttCACTGTGATGATGGGGTGCCACAAAAACCAGGCCTATCcaatcaccaggtgggccacaccacaggaatcaatGTACAGCTACCCAAAACACCTTCACTATAACGTGGTTAACCCACAGGATCAACTCTGCTGGACTGGgcggtgggccgcaccatagcaAACAACGCACTGCCACCTAAACAGCTCCACTGAAAGatggtggcccacgtgatggttggatggattgctTGCCATGACATACACACACCACAGCAGACCCCACACAGAAAAATGTTGTAGAAAAATCATATCCTACaaaattgcataggaaccgacctcctaaaatgaaaaaaaaaaaaaaaagagaatccATAAATCTTCATCTGAAATTAAAAAGAACTCATTAAAAGGTATTAAGGGGCAAGAACATAACTCTAACAAGCTCGAAGAGATTCAAGCAATCCAAaaactgagttttggatattcATAGCGCATGGACGTGAAAAGGGGGGAAATTCGAAATTTTCCTTCTTTTGGGCTCTAATGCTCTTGAAAATACAGCAACTGTACCTTCTTGTAGGGCCGATCGATCGGCCAAAATCTCCTATTCAACGGCTTTGTAGATTTCCAGAATCGAATCGTTGTTTTGGGGGGCCGTAGGTGAAGTGCAGGAGGGAGCTTAGGGTTGAGGGTTGAGGGCTTTAGAATCGGAAGTCCTCTCTTTTGTATCCGTGCTTTTGTGTTTGTTTTCTACCATTTAAATATTCCTGTGAGAGTCATGCTTGCGGTATGGACGTGGATACCTAGCGGTATGGACGTGGAtacctagtgggacccaccgtgatgtatttgttttatccaagacttccatccgttttaacatatcatttcaTGGTACGATCCAAAAATCcaagcatatacaaatctcaagtggaccacaccatagaaaacaatggaatttATCAAAAAATCGAAGCATACACAAAtcttatccaaatctcaagtggaccacaccgtagaaaacacAGGGGTTTATCAAAAAATCGAAGCATAtacagatctcaagtggaccacaccatagaaaacaatgggatttatccaaaaattgaagcatatacaaatctcaagtggaacacaccgtAGAAAATAATGGGAATTATGACGTCCACCGTCCAAACTTTACTTAATGCTTTCAGCTATGtatatttggcatccaacctgtttcTTAAGGTCATATaagcttggatgaaaggaaaacacaaatatcagcttgatccggaaCTTCCATGAACCTTAATCAGTTTTCAACAACAGGCGTTcaacgttcaattcccactgtttcttatggtatgatctacttgagatttgatcatgtctaaaatgagttgaaaagatagatgaacggtgtggataaaacatatacatcacagtagacctCACATATTGTTTAGACCACGCTGTACCGTGAGCTCCTCACTTCATAAGCCGCGGCCTGGGAAGATGCTCAATTTATTCCGGCGTGTCGCCGGTATGTTGCGTTGGGGCGCGGATTACCTACTGACGAGTAGCAagactcgctattgaagtgacgtcaccaagctccgtgggccccactatgatgtatattttgtatccatgccttccatccattcgaagagatcattttagggcaagatccaaagaatgagttaaattcaAAGCTTCAGTGGATCCCAGCACAGAAAAGCGTGccacagtgacacccaccat from Magnolia sinica isolate HGM2019 chromosome 17, MsV1, whole genome shotgun sequence encodes the following:
- the LOC131230742 gene encoding GPN-loop GTPase QQT2; translation: MDIDSDPQNSKPKTAEEGVLMQTDMEESSTSGSKDNEKEELSKSMGKLQVDESAPDSVGESSINFKRKPVIIIVVGMAGIGKTTFLHRLVCHTQASNIRGYVLNLDPAVMSLPYGANIDIRDTVRYKEVMKEYNLGPNGGILTSLNLFSTKFDEVVSVIEKRADQLDYVLVDTPGQIEIFTWSASGAIITEAFASTFPTVIAYVVDTPRSANPVTFMSNMLYACSILYKTRLPLILVFNKTDVAQHQFALEWMEDFEAFQAAIDSDSSYTSSLSRSLSLVLDEFYKNLRSVGVSAVSGAGMEAFFDAIEASSNEYMETYKADLDKRRAEKGRLEQERRRESMEKLKKDMEKSQGETVVLSTGLKDKEASKSMMEEEEEEEEEDEDIVLYSEDDVEEDDGEDEEVSRFSF